Sequence from the Streptomyces sp. NBC_00440 genome:
CTGTCCTGATGTTCCGCCAGATGAGTGTGTACTCCTGGCTCGGCTTCTTGCCGGATCGAACTGTCCCCAAAGCATCGATCCGCAGGCTCACTTCTCCTCCTTCGGGTAGGTGTTCTCGATGATCAGTTCCCACGCCTCATTCAGCTCGGCGGTGGTCTCGTACTTGTGCAACCAAACGAATCCGCGAGAGTCCTCCGTGAGGATGATCGCTTCGAGCTGATAGAGGCCGTACCAAGCAGGCCCTTCGGTGCTGTCACCGGCCTCGTCCTCAGGGGCGAGGTAGTACAGGGTCTTCGCCTCTTCGGTCTGGAACTTCGTTGACATCAGAAGCCCTTCGCGAAGTGCTGAAAGACATGGATGGCTCCAGCTCGGGAGAGCGTGCGGCCCGGCGTGACGGTTCCACCGATGGCCTCAGCCACTCGGTACCGGCCGGGAATTCGAGGCCGCCCCCAGCTGCGGATCGCCGGGGCCACCCCCACGTTCCTGCTGGGGTGCGTGAAGGCGCGTGCGCGCATGAATATTCCTTCCGAGAGACGGTCTGCGGACGTGCAGACAAGGGGAAGCACCTCGACGCCGGCCGAGGTGCTTCCCCCAATCCAGACGTACTCAGTCCAGCTCAGGGAGTTCCGCCGTGATGAAACATGCTTCGAACTCGCGGACACGCTGAACCGTCTGCGCGAAGTTGTCCCCGTCGGATGACGGTCGCACCTTGAAGCAAACGGACAGTGGGGCGAGGCCATCCCAGTACTCCGGTCGCCGTTCAGTCATGACGCGAATGGCACCGTCGTCCATGACTGCGACCGTCGTACTCAGGAGAGCCACGGACTTACCCAGGACGAATGTCTTACGGCGAACCGGCTTGCTCAGGATGAGCTTGTTCGTGTCGAGGTCGAGCACGTCAGATCTCCCACTCCTGGCGACACGGGCCACACTCGAAGTCCGATTCAGCTTGGCGTCCCGCACACGTCTGGCAGAGCCCCCTGTAGGCCCGCGCCTTGCGCTCGTATTCGGCTCTCACGATCGTGGTCAAGTGCGCTTCCCAGATGGGCCGCTTCTCCTGGCACTCCCAACACATGTATCCGTAGGTCGTCTTGCGGGACTCGCGTTTGCATAGCCAACAGGGCTCCTTCTTGTCCCTCATGAGGAACGCCGCCAACTCGTCTTCCTCACGAGTGGACGGCAGAAAGTACACGGGCATGGTCGAACCCTTCTGTCCGCTGACACAAACGGCCCGGACACTTCTCCTGTCCGGGCCGTTCTTTATGGATGTGCTAGATCAGTCCGAAGTACCTGTGAGGCATGGGGACGCCGAAAGCGTGTGAGGAGAATTGCCACTCGAACCATGCGACTTCGTTCCGGTGGAACAAGGCATCAGAGATTGCCTGTTCAGCCCACGGCATCGGCCGTGCGCACTGCTTCAGATGCTCGAAGTCGTCACAGAGTTCTTGCGTGGTCTTAGCGTCGAGATGTCCTCGCACCACCACCGCGGTCACGTGCGCCACGTCGTTCCTTCCAGTCACCGGCTCCGCATGGACGCTTGCCGGATTCCACCGCACCCCGAAGGGCGCGATAGGACCCTGAGAGGGCCGGACGATGGCCAGAAGGTGCGGGAAGGTTCAGCGGTTCCGGGACAGCCAGACGCAAGCGGGCTGGAAGCCCTGCTCGCAGTCGTCCTGCTTCGAGTCCGCGAAGCCGTCGTTGAACGGAGCTACGACGGACGTGGGTTTGGCCTCGGGCTTGTGCCCGTGGATGGAGCATCCGACGAGCGCGACAGTGGCGGTGATTGCGGACACGAGGGCACGGCGAAGGTTCTGCATGGTCTCTCTTCACGGATTCAAGATGTATCACGGATTCAAGTTTTTTGGCATGGCTATCTGTAGCGCGCGGCCTTGCGGTACTGCCGGATGCTCTCCCGAGCATGCTCGGCCACGTCCGCATCGCCTCTCGCCAGGGCCTCGCGCTCGACTCCGATGAAGTACCGCAGTCCACGCTTCGCTTCCTCACGCAGGCGCTCTTGCGTCTCCGCGATGTCACGCAGACGTACGACCTCCACCCTCGCGTCGAACTCACGCTTCGTCTCCGCCTCACGCTCGGTCAACTGGCGCTTGGTCCATGTGGCCTTGCCGTCCGCTCTGCGACCGATACCGCGCCCCTGGAGCTGCTTGGTCATGCCGTTGTCCGTGCGGACGCGTGGCATCACGTTCCCGTCCTGGTCCCGCGAGATGCGCGGGAACGGCTGCCCCTCCGCCTGGAATTCAGGCACGAACGGCAGGTGGTTCGCCTGCTCCGCCTTACTCAGGCGTCGGCCCACTTCCCGCTCAGCGCCGATGCGTCGATAGGGCAGATGTGGGATGTGCTCCACGTACCCTCGAAGGGACGTTGCCGCGATGCGGCTACCGGGGCGCGCAGTCACCGGAGCGGACGGGTACGGGCGGGCCTCACGCTTAGGTGCCTGACTTACAGCAGCTCGCTTCCGTGCGTGCTTACCCATGACGGGCAGCGGCTTGAGCTTCCATTCACCGGACATGATTTCTCCTTTGCGGTACGGAGTGTTGAACCTTGGGCAGTGAGCGACGGCCGTTTGACCAACCGTCGCCCTACAGTGAGTGCCCACACTGCAATGGGTAGGAATTAATTCAGCACCGCCACGGCCTACCGACCGTGGCGCTACTGAACAAGCTTGCCCGCGCGTACGCATCGCTTAGTAGTACGCGACGCTTAAACGGGCCTTTATAGACAGTGCATCATGTGTTCCGCCCGGCTTTCTACGGCCGACGTATGTACCTCACAGCAACACCCTTAGGCTACGACTCAAGGCCGGATGCACCATAGAACGCTTTCACGCGCAATCCACGCGCGCTAGCTGCTATCTCCTCCGCTTTCTAGCGGAACACAAAACACACTGTTCAGTTATCAAATGGGCACCGATCATATAGGCGGAATACCTATACCGAGCCCGGCTTACGGCACTACCCCTATAAGGGGTGTGTCCCGCGTAGGGTCACGCATAGCCCTGATTCACATTGACATGAGGGCATGCCTATTAGAGCCACATAGGCCCGCTTTGTTTCACATTCGGTAGGTCTGGCCTCTACCTCCGCGCCTTACCCCGCTTAGCGGGTGGCCCTGGGGGGAGTTTGTGCCTTTCCCTTTCCGACAAGACAAACAATACCAGTGCGTCACGGATTCAAGTTTTGCTGCATACCATTATGCCCGTAATGCCCTTTTTTGATGACCTATTATGCCCCAATATGGGCGTGACCCAGGTCACATGGTTAAAACTGTGAGTGACCGCAGGGGCGCCTTTTCTTGCACACCGTGACGGGGGGAATGAATTCAGAGAGTGACAGCTGCATTACTGCGCATGGATGTATTCACGTATTCAATTTCACGTAAGCAGAGAAACTATTCCCCATTTCGAATGCGTATCTCAACACGATAACGTGCATGCATATGGGGGTAATACTTTAATTCAATTGAACTGGACCCACCGGGGGTACCTTCCTGCCATCGTGTACGGGTTTAAAAAGTGCCACTACGCCCATTTGATTACCCTCCGAACCCAGTCTGCACCCGCCAGTGAACCCCTTGGGTCATGCGTACCCCTACGCGCGGGCCCGGAAGGAATGAATTAACCCCCTCAGGGAGTGAAGTGGATCTCACTTGAAGGGGTTCGTGTATCAAGATCGGGAGATTGACACCGACATCTTTTATGGTGGGGGTTTATGCCCCCACCTGATCGCTAATCTCAGGGAAACAGGAGGGCCCCCTCCCGAGAGAGGGGGCCCTGATGGTGCAATCTGATCCTTTAACCACGTGCCTTGTCATACGCTTCGCGAACTGGTGCCGGTACGCGGCCCCGGTCGTTCACCTCGAAGCCATTCTCCTTAGCCCATTCACGGATCTGAGCAGCATCCCGCCTGGCGCCTGTAGCAATGGGACGGCTTTTGCCCTTGCCCGCCGGGGTAGCGGAGCCACCGCGGACCCGTCGAGCACCATCGGCGTGGAGGAACGGACGGAGAGCGTCCATGAGCTGGTCGTGGCTGCCCGGAGTGAGGTCAATCTCAACTCCCGCACCATCGATGAGGATGGTGTGCGTGCCGATCTCCTCCGACTCCTCGCCAGTAACGTCATCAACTAGGGTGCGAATTACTCTTTGAGCCATGGTCGTATTCTAGGCCGAGCAAAACCTAAGCCCCCACTCAGGGAGCGGGGGCCGGCGTTTACCTCGGGAGCGTGATCAAGGCAGGAGGTTGGACTGCCCTGCCCTGACGCTCTTGGTGAACAGGTTGTAATCCTCGCGGGAGACGATCAGAACCTGGGCGTCCGGATCCCCCACGTCCACGGAGTCGCGCAGTGCCACGACTCCGTCCACGAACGCGACCTCCAGGCAGTTGTTGCCACCATTGGACATTTCGCTCTTGGCCCAGACGGCGTTGGCCAGGTCGACCTTCTTGTTCATGTCTAGCAGTCCTTGATCAGTTCATGGATGAAGCGACGGGTCGCTTGGGCGTCGAGGGCTTGTGTACGGAGAGTATCGAGGGCAGTCCCGTACCGGTCCACGTCTCCATCTTCCTCCAGGTACACGGAGGTTGTCTTCGTCTCAACGAGAGCAACCGGCGGCCCCACCTGGAAGTGTAGGAGCTGGAACGGCCCGTCGATCCCTGCGTGAGCGCCTGCATCGAAGGGGAGGACCTGTATAGCTACATGACTGTACTCGTCTGTCACTTTGAGTAGCCATTCAAGCTGGCCCTTCATGACCTCGGGGCTACCCACGACGCGACGCAGCGCCGCCTCGTCCAGAATGCACCACAGGTTGAGCGGCTGGTCACGGGTCAGGGCATCCTGCCGAGCCAATCGCAAGTCTACGAACCGGTTGACCTCTCGCTTCGAGGACCACACCTGACTGCGCTCAACGATCGAGACTGCGTACTCCCTCGTCTGGAGCAGCCCCGGAACGACTTGGAGAAATGACTCAGACTTGGATGCCATCCCTTCAAGGTGGAGGTAGTCCTCGAACCCATGAGTTTGGATCGCCTCTTTGTACTCGTCGAGCAGGTTGGTCCGCTTGCCCGAAGCAGCCAGGGCGGCCATAGCTTTGATCCGAGTCCTGGTGTCTTCCGGCTCCACGCCGTAGACCTGGAAGAAGGCGGTCAGGCCGAGGCCCGACACTCGCTGTTTGCCATTTTCGATCTTGCTTAGGGCTGGCTTGCCGGACAGCCCAAGGTGTTCTGCGGCGTCCTCCATGCTGAAGCCCGCGGCTATGCGGATGGACCGCAGCGCCGATCCGAGTCGACGCCTGTGCACGTTAGGTCGCGCTTCCGCCATGACCAACCTCCCTCGGGCCCGCAGCGTATCGCGGGCCGCTGAGGGGTCATATGCCAACTTCTGATTCGAGCAACGTTTCTGTGATTCGGGGTTGCTAGCAACGTTTCTCATAGGCCATCGTTGCACATGGCAGAGCAACCGTGTGGCGACAGACGGTAGTTGCTCTCAGGAGTGGGCTGTGCCCTGTCCCCCCTTCAGGGGCAGCCCACTCAAGCCTTCTCGGAGGGATGACCCGTGCCTACGACTGCGACCCGGCCCAATGCCATTGGTGCCCCCGGCTATAGCGAGACCTGGCCCTGCGAGCCGGAGACCGCCAGTCGTGCCCGCAGCTTGGTCCGCGCGGCCTTATATACCTGGAAGCTCGATGTACTCGTTGACGACGGAGTGTTGATTGCTTCTGAGCTGGTGGGCAATGCCGTGCAGCACAGCAGATGCCGCCTCCTGCGGGCCAGTGTCGTCTTGCTGAGCCCCGGACGTGTACGTCTGTCCGTCTCAGACCGGTCATTAGCTCTGCCGAAGGTGCAGGAAGCCGGTGAGGAGTCCGTGACTGGCCGCGGCCTGATGCTGATTGACGAGCTGGCTGACCGCTGGGACACAGATGTTCGGCGGTGGGGGAAAGTTGTATGGGCTGAACTCCACGTCAGTGGTGACGCCTGATGGGCCGCGAATCGTACTGGTGCCAGTTATCGGCCGGCCCCGCCGACCATTCCGCAGCGATCGTCCTTGGCTGCTCTCCGGTGAGAAACCGACGCCTTGCGCTTCGGTGGATGAGAGGACAGGCCCAACGGGTAGTTCGAGCCCTTGATCCTGACCCGTCTGACTGGTGGGTCGCCAACGCTCCGCTGCACCAGGTGGACACGTCCTTCCACGCCCCTGACCCTGCGGAGGCTCTGCGGGTCTGGGTTGCCGATGCCTGGGAGCACGATGCGGTGATGCGTGTACTCAACAGAGGACAGCCGTACTCACTCACCGTTTACGACCAATCTGCCTACTACTCCCTCTCTGCCAGGCCAGCTTCAGTGGCCTTCGGGACGGAGTTACGCGACCCAAGACCTGTTCACTGCGCGGTCGCCTAATGCCCCGCTCTGGTCACGTGCTGTCTTTCACCCTCGGCCCACCTGGTGGTCGGGGACGACACCGGGCTCCCCCGCCCCGTGACCAGAGCGGTTCCAAGCTCCCGCCCAATTGCCTCATCAGCGGCAGTCGGGCGGGTGTACGACGGCTCAGGGAATCTCCCTGAGCCGACCGGAGAGAGAGGACGTTCCAATGGAACAGGCAACCTCAGCCCAGCCCACGCCCGAGAGCAGCGATCTGCTGATCTCCCGCGAGCAGGTCACCGCGGCGCGGGCCCGGATGTTCGTCCCGTCCGACAACACCGCCGGCAAGTCCGACGGCAACGACTAACGGAACGGACCACACATGACCGCGCTTGATTCTGCGGTCGTCGCGCGCCTCGGTGAGGACTTCCTCGCCGAGGCGTTCGGCCGCAGCTACCGCCTGTCTCGCGGCGATGCCGCGTCTGTCGCCGACATCATTACTTGGGCCGATATCAACGAGGTCTTAGCCCGGCACCGCATGGAACCACCCCGGTTGAGGCTCTCGGCCGAGGGGGTGGCCCTCCCGCTCGACGCCTACACGGTTCCCGAGGTGGCCAAGCGTCGTACGGTCTTCCATCGGACCCACCCGGCCGCGCTGCACGAGCAGCTAGCCAACGGGGCCACGCTGGTCGTTGACGCTGTCGATGAGTTGTTCCCCGGTGTCGAAACCCTCGCCTCCGAGCTGGAGACCGCGTTCCGATCCAAGGTCCAGGTCAACTTGTACGCGTCCTGGACGGGCCGCGAGGGCTTCGGAGTGCATTGGGACGACCACGATGTGGTCGTGGTGCAGGTCGACGGCTCGAAGCGCTGGAAGCTCTACGGCCCCACCAGG
This genomic interval carries:
- a CDS encoding ATP-binding protein, which gives rise to MPTTATRPNAIGAPGYSETWPCEPETASRARSLVRAALYTWKLDVLVDDGVLIASELVGNAVQHSRCRLLRASVVLLSPGRVRLSVSDRSLALPKVQEAGEESVTGRGLMLIDELADRWDTDVRRWGKVVWAELHVSGDA
- a CDS encoding histone-like nucleoid-structuring protein Lsr2, with protein sequence MAQRVIRTLVDDVTGEESEEIGTHTILIDGAGVEIDLTPGSHDQLMDALRPFLHADGARRVRGGSATPAGKGKSRPIATGARRDAAQIREWAKENGFEVNDRGRVPAPVREAYDKARG
- a CDS encoding DUF397 domain-containing protein yields the protein MNKKVDLANAVWAKSEMSNGGNNCLEVAFVDGVVALRDSVDVGDPDAQVLIVSREDYNLFTKSVRAGQSNLLP
- a CDS encoding helix-turn-helix domain-containing protein; the protein is MAEARPNVHRRRLGSALRSIRIAAGFSMEDAAEHLGLSGKPALSKIENGKQRVSGLGLTAFFQVYGVEPEDTRTRIKAMAALAASGKRTNLLDEYKEAIQTHGFEDYLHLEGMASKSESFLQVVPGLLQTREYAVSIVERSQVWSSKREVNRFVDLRLARQDALTRDQPLNLWCILDEAALRRVVGSPEVMKGQLEWLLKVTDEYSHVAIQVLPFDAGAHAGIDGPFQLLHFQVGPPVALVETKTTSVYLEEDGDVDRYGTALDTLRTQALDAQATRRFIHELIKDC